Below is a genomic region from Cellulomonas sp. P24.
AAGACTCGGTTAAGCCTGAGAGGGCAGTTCCAGGACGATCCGGGCGCCGCCGGACATACCGGCTCCGATGACCAGCCGGCCGCCCGCGCGCTCGGCCGTGCGCCGTGCGACGTCGAGGCCGAGACCTGTCGACCCGGTGCCGCTGCGGCCGCGTTCTGCCAGGTCGGCGGCGACGAACCCGGGCCCGTCGTCCTCGACGACGACCTCGACCAGCGGCCCGACGACGGCGACACCGAGGACGAGCGACGTGTGCGCCGGCGTATGGCTGAACACGTTGTCGACCAGGACGTCGAGGGCCGCGCCGAGCTCGACGACGCTCGTCCCGACAACGGCTGCGGCGTCGGGCACGTCGACCCGGAGGTCGCGGCCCTGGTCGGCGGCGAGCACTCCCCAGAACCTGCCCCGGTCCCGTACGACCGTCGCGGCATCGCACCGGCTCACCGGGGCGTTGTGCACGGGGTGCCGCGCAGCCCACACGACGGCGTCGACCGCGTCGACGAGAGCGTCGACGTGCTCGGTCATCCGCTCGCGCTCCTGGGCGTCGTCGATCAGCTCGACGTCCAGCCGCAGCGCGGTGATCGGCGTCCGGAGCCGGTGCGACAGGTCGGCGACGAGCTCGCGCTCGTCCGCGAGGAGCCCGGCGACACGCTCCCCCAGACCGTTCAGGACCCGCCCCACGGAGGCGACCTCCTGCGGTCCGGAGGGCTCGACCCGGGCCGCGAGGTCACCGGACCCGAGCTTCTCGGCGACCGAGGACAGGTCGCGCACCGAGCGGGAGAGCCGCGACGCGATCCTGTCCCCCGCTGCCATCGTCGCCACGATCAGCACGACGCCGACGCCTGCGAGCACGAGCCAGGACTGCTGGACGCCCTTCGTGAGCTCGGAGTCCGGGATGAACGTCCGCACCACGGAGACGCCTGCGGACCCTCCGACGGGAAGCAGCACCTGGACGCCCCCGTCGGTCCGGGCCGTGAGCGCACGGCCGAGCTGCGCGAGGTCGATCGCCGGCGACGGCCCCGCCGGTGCGCCGACCGTCTTGCCGTCGGGCAGGAACACCGTGGTGCGCCGCTGCGCCCCGTTGACCGCGAGCACGGCCGCGTCGAGCCGCGCGGAGTCCTGGGTGGCGCCGCCGGCGAACACCGCGACGCTCTGGGCGTCCTGCCGACCGGCGGACAACGCACGCTCCTCGGCGAGAGACCTGGCCAGCAGCCCCAGCGGGACGAGGAACGCCACGACGACGACCGACGTCATCGCCAGCCCGTAGAGGACCAGGAGGCGCCTCATGCGGGCGGCGCCAGCTTCACCCCGACACCACGGACCCGGACCAGGTACCGGGGGGCGTCGGCGGTCTCACCGAGCTTGCGTCGCAACCAGTGCAGGTGGACGTCCACGGTCTTGTCGGCGCCGCCGTACGGCTGGTTCCAGACCTTCGCCAGGAGCTCACGCTTGCCGACGACCTCACCGGCGCGCTCGGCGAGGTACAGCAGGAGGTCGAACTCCTTCGGGCTGAGCTCGAGAGCAGCCCCGTCGAGCGATGCGATGCGGGAGCGGGCGTCGATCACCAGACCGCCGACGGTCACCGGCCCGACGGTCTTGGTCGCGTCCGAGCGACGCAGCACGGCGCGGATCCGCGCGTCGAGCTGGTCGGCCGCGAACGGCTTCACGAGGTAGTCGTCGGCGCCGGCGTCGAGCACGGCCACGATCCCGTCGCCGTCGTCGCGTGCGCTCACCACGATCACCGGGACGTCGCTCACCGAGCGGATCATCGCGAGCAGCGCGGTGCCGTCCAGGTCGGGGAGCCCGAGGTCCAGCACGACGACGTCCGGGCGGTTCGCGACCAGGCTCTGCAGGCCCTCCATCGCGGTCGGTGCTGTCATCGTGGAGTGCTGGCGCGCAGTGAGCGCCCGCACCAGGGCGGTGCGGATCGTCGCATCGTCCTCGACGATCAAGACATCGGCCACACGACGGACGGTAGGCCATCGGCGGGCCGAGAGCGTGGAGCCGCGGGCGAACGTCTCGGAGAACTCTCGGAACTTGTCGGCGCCTTAACCCCGCCTTCACCCGGATCCGCGGCACCATGCGGGTATGCGGATGGAGTGGCCGACGTGATCGCGCCGCGCGGACCCCGGACGTCCAGGAGCCCCCTGGTCGGCCGAGGCGTCGCGGTGCTCATGTGGGCGGCCGCGGCGATCCTCGCCGGGACCGTGACGTCCTGGGCGGTCACCGTGATCGGTGGCGAGAGCAGCGGGTCCTCGAGCACGGTGCTCAGCGAGGCCGACGTCCGGGCGGCGCTCGCGACCCAGACGGCGACGCCGGTCCCGGTCCCGACTCCGCGCGTGACCGCCACAGCGACGGCGACCGTCGCCCCCACTCCCACGCCGACGCCCACGCCGGTCACGACGCCGACGCACCACCCGACGACACCGCCGCCGACTCGCGTCACGACACCGCCGGCCGCTCCCGCGCCGGCGGCCGTCGTGCGGTTCTGGGACGTCACCGGCGGCCACATCAGCGCGACCTGCACGGGCTCGACCCTGCAGGTGTACGCGACCCCGAGCGACGGGTGGTCCGTGCACGTGAAGACCGAAGGCTCGACCACCGCCGAGGTCGAGCTCCGGTCGGGTGAGCAGGAGAACACGGTCTACGTTGCCTGCGCCGCCGGGGTCCCCACCCAGTCGACCCACGACACCACCGCGGGCGACGACTGACCGGTCACGCGCGACCCCGGCGCACCGACGGCGCCCGGCAGCCCGTGCGCGCAGATCAGCGGCGGGCGGAGCCTGCGAGGTCGTGGCGGAGCGCGCTCGCGAGTACACGGCGACGCGCGCTCCCGGCCGCGTGGCGGACCGTGCTCGCGGGCCGGCGAGGTGCCGTGGTGACCTGGGTCGCGATCAGTCTCTGGACGGCGGCGTGGGGCTGGAGCCGCCTGCCGTACTCCGGGGTGTCCTGGCACTTCTTCACCGACGGGACGCGCGCCCTGCTCGGCAGGTCCGGGCTGCACCTGTACGCGCAGCACCCGGATCTCCAGATCGGTCCGCTGGCGTTCCTCGTCGCCGGGGTGACGTCGCCGCTGCCCGCCGGGGTCCAGCGCGGCGTCGCGCAGGTCGCGATGACGGCGGTCGCGCCGCTGCTGCTGTGGCTGCTGGCCCCGCTGGTCGGCGGCGACCCGGGCCGTCGACGGCTGCGGCTGCTGCTCGCCGGCCTGGTGCTCGCACCCACCTGGACCGTGCTGTCCGTGCGCTGGATGCACCTCGAGGACGTGCTCGCGCTGGGACTGTCGGTGCTCGCGGTCCGGTTGGTGGGGCTCGCGGTCCGTGACGACGGCGCGGCGGAGCCTGGTCCGTCGGCGACGTCGGCGACGTCGGGTGGCTCGGCCTGGTCGGGTGGCTCGGCCTGGTCGGGTCGTTCAGCCTGGTCGGGCGCCGCCGCCGGTCTCGCCCTCGGGGCGGCGATGACGGCCAAGCCGTGGGCGATCGGGTTCGTGCCGCTCCTGCTGGCGCTGCCGCT
It encodes:
- a CDS encoding HAMP domain-containing sensor histidine kinase, with translation MRRLLVLYGLAMTSVVVVAFLVPLGLLARSLAEERALSAGRQDAQSVAVFAGGATQDSARLDAAVLAVNGAQRRTTVFLPDGKTVGAPAGPSPAIDLAQLGRALTARTDGGVQVLLPVGGSAGVSVVRTFIPDSELTKGVQQSWLVLAGVGVVLIVATMAAGDRIASRLSRSVRDLSSVAEKLGSGDLAARVEPSGPQEVASVGRVLNGLGERVAGLLADERELVADLSHRLRTPITALRLDVELIDDAQERERMTEHVDALVDAVDAVVWAARHPVHNAPVSRCDAATVVRDRGRFWGVLAADQGRDLRVDVPDAAAVVGTSVVELGAALDVLVDNVFSHTPAHTSLVLGVAVVGPLVEVVVEDDGPGFVAADLAERGRSGTGSTGLGLDVARRTAERAGGRLVIGAGMSGGARIVLELPSQA
- a CDS encoding response regulator transcription factor: MADVLIVEDDATIRTALVRALTARQHSTMTAPTAMEGLQSLVANRPDVVVLDLGLPDLDGTALLAMIRSVSDVPVIVVSARDDGDGIVAVLDAGADDYLVKPFAADQLDARIRAVLRRSDATKTVGPVTVGGLVIDARSRIASLDGAALELSPKEFDLLLYLAERAGEVVGKRELLAKVWNQPYGGADKTVDVHLHWLRRKLGETADAPRYLVRVRGVGVKLAPPA